The following proteins are encoded in a genomic region of Rhodoferax aquaticus:
- a CDS encoding uracil-DNA glycosylase family protein, which produces MMTPPPLATLLRDVRACTQCAEHLADGVRPVLQVDSGARILIAGQAPGRKVHASGVPFDDASGERLRSWMGIGPDVFYDATQVAILPMGFCYPGTGKSGDLPPRKECAPLWRAPLLAAMPRIALVLVIGQYALDWHLPQCAGATLTDTVRNWRSFGPGVLPLPHPSPRNNIWLKANPWFVADVVPNLQARVSEILSK; this is translated from the coding sequence ATGATGACACCTCCACCACTTGCCACCCTGCTGCGCGACGTGCGCGCCTGTACCCAATGCGCTGAACACCTGGCAGACGGTGTGCGACCCGTACTCCAAGTGGATAGTGGCGCCCGTATTTTGATAGCTGGGCAGGCCCCTGGGCGCAAAGTACACGCCAGTGGCGTACCGTTTGACGATGCGAGCGGCGAGCGGCTTCGTAGCTGGATGGGGATTGGGCCAGACGTGTTTTACGACGCTACACAAGTTGCTATCCTGCCTATGGGGTTTTGTTACCCTGGAACCGGTAAATCTGGCGATCTGCCACCGCGCAAAGAATGCGCCCCCCTATGGCGCGCGCCCTTGCTAGCCGCCATGCCGCGCATTGCGCTGGTGTTGGTGATTGGCCAGTACGCACTCGATTGGCACCTGCCGCAATGCGCAGGCGCAACGCTCACAGATACCGTGCGCAACTGGCGCAGCTTCGGGCCAGGCGTGTTGCCACTGCCGCACCCTAGCCCACGCAACAACATCTGGCTCAAAGCAAACCCTTGGTTTGTTGCAGACGTAGTCCCTAACTTGCAAGCGAGGGTGTCAGAGATACTGAGCAAATAG
- a CDS encoding LysR family transcriptional regulator: protein MDRLQTMQTFVRVVETGSFSAVAREQSTTQSAVSKQVAALEKYLGVRLLARSTRSLSLTDEGLRYFEETRRLVGEISEAEAHLRQGERTLSGPLRVATAVGYGLRVLLPHVQSFMQLNPDVQLDFKLDDGYVDLVEQGVDVAVRLGALADSTLIARRVATSQRLLVVGKKYIKKLGKSKPLPRVPQDLLSHDCLIYTGLRTRNNWEFSTADGSSVAVRVHGPMQTNSSEVLRASLLAGAGIGYMPDWTFADLLASGEVVVLMPQWQVPPIPIHLVSPAARKHSAKVRAFNEHIANALRVE, encoded by the coding sequence GTGGACCGCCTACAAACCATGCAGACCTTTGTCCGGGTCGTGGAGACCGGCAGCTTTTCGGCCGTGGCGCGCGAGCAATCCACCACGCAAAGTGCGGTGAGCAAGCAAGTTGCAGCGCTTGAAAAATACCTTGGGGTGCGCCTGCTGGCGCGGTCCACCCGTTCGCTCAGCCTCACAGACGAAGGGCTACGGTACTTCGAAGAAACCCGGCGCTTGGTGGGCGAAATCAGCGAGGCGGAGGCGCACTTACGCCAAGGCGAACGCACCCTGTCAGGCCCGCTGCGTGTGGCCACTGCGGTTGGTTACGGTTTGCGCGTACTGCTGCCGCATGTGCAATCTTTCATGCAATTGAACCCAGACGTGCAACTGGACTTCAAGCTCGATGACGGCTATGTGGATCTGGTGGAACAAGGTGTCGACGTAGCCGTGCGTTTGGGGGCACTGGCAGACAGCACACTCATTGCCCGTCGGGTGGCAACCTCCCAACGCTTGCTCGTAGTCGGAAAAAAATACATCAAGAAGCTTGGCAAGAGCAAACCCCTGCCCCGTGTACCGCAAGACCTTTTGAGCCACGACTGCCTCATTTACACCGGCCTGCGCACACGGAACAACTGGGAGTTCAGCACCGCGGACGGGTCGTCCGTAGCAGTGCGGGTACACGGCCCCATGCAAACCAATAGCTCTGAAGTCCTGCGCGCATCGCTACTGGCCGGGGCGGGCATTGGCTACATGCCGGACTGGACCTTTGCCGACTTGCTGGCATCGGGTGAGGTGGTGGTACTGATGCCGCAATGGCAAGTGCCGCCTATTCCGATTCATTTGGTTAGCCCAGCAGCGCGCAAACACTCGGCCAAGGTACGTGCCTTTAACGAGCATATTGCAAACGCGCTCCGCGTAGAGTGA
- a CDS encoding carboxymuconolactone decarboxylase family protein, with translation MKTVAVPTYESVSPANQALFDNLKKGLGFVPNLYATIAHSDTALTTYLTLQNAKSSLSAKAREVVNLAVSEVNQCAYCLAAHSMLGKMVGFTEEQVLQVRAGTAPFDARLDALARLVRNVAQTRGHADNAVVQAFFAAGWSEGNLVDVMVVIGDKTISNYLHSTTKIPVDFPAAVALADVRELATA, from the coding sequence ATGAAAACCGTAGCTGTTCCCACCTATGAATCAGTTTCTCCCGCCAACCAGGCGCTCTTTGACAACCTGAAGAAAGGCCTTGGGTTTGTGCCCAACCTGTACGCGACCATTGCGCATTCAGACACCGCGCTGACTACCTACTTGACTTTGCAGAATGCCAAGAGCTCGCTGTCCGCAAAGGCCCGCGAAGTGGTGAACTTGGCCGTGAGTGAAGTCAACCAGTGCGCCTACTGCCTCGCAGCCCACAGCATGCTGGGCAAGATGGTGGGTTTTACCGAAGAACAAGTGCTGCAGGTTCGTGCAGGCACAGCACCCTTCGACGCGCGCTTAGATGCACTGGCCCGTCTGGTGCGCAACGTGGCACAAACCCGTGGCCATGCTGACAACGCTGTGGTCCAAGCGTTCTTTGCTGCAGGTTGGAGCGAGGGCAACCTGGTTGATGTGATGGTGGTGATTGGCGACAAAACCATCAGCAACTACTTGCACAGCACCACAAAAATCCCAGTGGATTTCCCAGCAGCCGTGGCGCTGGCTGACGTTCGCGAGCTCGCAACAGCATGA
- a CDS encoding DMT family transporter, whose amino-acid sequence MSTDRRLLQGIAVGLAAASIGALYTVFARWGIGHGMRAVDMTFLRFSIAGALTLPVLVRVVRADSAAFFAQWRAWLAVSVLAGPLFGLLMFTALQWAPASHAAVFPFTAMSVMGTLMSVWFLKDRLTLRKLSGIAIVIMGLVILSGLELSSLVGKALWGDALFIAAGTLWAGFGIVMRKNGLNPLTSTAVISFSALITYVPLYVGIVGVDRLLATATAVVVTEALIQGVIAGVGTLYTYSKMVSLLGPARAAVFPALAPGIAALLAWPVLDHTPSGLELLGLAVSIAGLVWTVTGSPAKATPLPVNPNHLSQRSYS is encoded by the coding sequence ATGAGCACCGACCGCCGCCTGTTGCAGGGCATTGCCGTGGGGCTTGCGGCGGCCAGTATTGGCGCGCTCTACACCGTGTTTGCGCGCTGGGGCATTGGCCACGGCATGCGCGCAGTCGATATGACCTTCTTGCGCTTCTCGATTGCGGGTGCACTCACATTGCCCGTTTTGGTGCGAGTCGTGCGCGCGGACTCCGCAGCGTTTTTTGCCCAATGGCGGGCATGGCTTGCCGTGTCCGTATTGGCAGGGCCGCTTTTTGGCCTCTTGATGTTCACTGCCTTGCAGTGGGCCCCGGCCAGCCACGCCGCGGTGTTTCCATTCACGGCGATGAGCGTGATGGGCACGCTGATGTCGGTGTGGTTCTTGAAAGACCGGCTGACCTTGCGCAAGCTCAGTGGAATCGCCATCGTCATCATGGGCTTGGTCATTCTTTCCGGGCTCGAACTCTCCAGCCTAGTGGGTAAAGCCCTGTGGGGAGACGCATTGTTCATAGCGGCAGGTACTTTGTGGGCGGGCTTTGGCATCGTCATGCGCAAGAACGGCCTCAACCCTCTGACAAGCACCGCAGTCATTTCATTTTCGGCATTGATCACTTATGTGCCTTTGTACGTCGGCATCGTGGGTGTGGATCGGCTGCTGGCAACGGCCACCGCCGTTGTGGTGACCGAAGCGCTGATCCAGGGTGTGATTGCCGGCGTCGGCACGCTGTACACCTATTCCAAAATGGTGTCACTCTTGGGGCCCGCGCGTGCTGCCGTGTTTCCTGCGTTAGCACCTGGCATTGCAGCGCTGCTTGCATGGCCAGTGCTCGACCACACGCCCTCTGGCTTGGAGTTGCTAGGCCTTGCGGTGTCGATTGCTGGCTTGGTATGGACCGTGACTGGCTCCCCTGCAAAGGCCACCCCCTTGCCTGTTAATCCCAACCATCTTTCCCAACGGAGCTATTCATGA
- a CDS encoding peroxiredoxin-like family protein, with protein sequence MTLLKTQLSDYQAGFKQRAAPERVAMMESATAQLQASGIEHTALGMAESLPSVELLSATGSPVQLKALHAGKRTVVVFYRGGWCPYCNLTLREWQRLLPELAAVHTQLIAISPQLPDASLSTKEKNALAYPVLSDSSLAAAHAFGIAFTLPPDLAQMYASVGNDLPSLNGNGQWVLPVPATFVFDTEGEVIYRHVEADYRQRAEPVDILQLLRSLA encoded by the coding sequence ATGACACTACTGAAAACCCAACTTTCGGACTATCAAGCCGGATTCAAACAGCGCGCTGCGCCAGAGCGGGTGGCGATGATGGAAAGCGCTACGGCCCAGCTCCAGGCCAGTGGCATTGAGCACACCGCACTCGGCATGGCGGAAAGCCTCCCAAGCGTTGAACTGTTGTCTGCAACAGGAAGCCCTGTCCAACTCAAAGCGCTTCACGCTGGCAAGCGCACTGTGGTCGTTTTCTACCGGGGCGGTTGGTGTCCGTACTGCAACTTGACCCTGCGAGAGTGGCAACGCTTGTTGCCCGAGCTTGCGGCCGTACACACGCAGCTCATTGCCATATCGCCACAACTGCCTGATGCGTCTTTGAGCACGAAAGAGAAAAATGCCTTGGCGTACCCAGTGTTGAGCGACTCATCACTCGCTGCTGCACACGCTTTTGGTATTGCCTTCACATTGCCACCAGACCTAGCGCAGATGTACGCCAGCGTTGGCAATGACCTGCCAAGTCTCAACGGAAATGGGCAGTGGGTGTTACCCGTGCCTGCTACCTTTGTTTTTGATACCGAGGGCGAAGTGATTTATCGGCATGTGGAGGCCGACTACCGCCAACGTGCGGAGCCCGTAGACATACTGCAGCTGCTCAGATCGTTGGCTTAG
- a CDS encoding substrate-binding periplasmic protein gives MRDTRCWALRARAAVGCALLQVVLFGFASQATELSTSARDSEPFFVVKDGVASGVCPDLYAALERVDPSLQIRGANKVLSLSLNEQALALGTDAINCGFGQSPHRDGIVRYAQKITTSHMVVAVRADDPIEQLRDLQQLKTLSLEHPVIVRRGTVFADRLKQLGVVVDDSSTDNAANLRKLVFKRGRFYYNIDYLMAAQMRDPMVSEKLRVLPTSLEPQPLFIVVSKKLDPGVDARITAAFKVLKANGELSAIFKKYGIAQDL, from the coding sequence ATGAGAGATACACGGTGTTGGGCTTTGCGTGCGCGGGCGGCAGTGGGTTGCGCGTTGCTTCAAGTTGTACTGTTTGGCTTTGCGTCCCAAGCCACAGAGTTAAGTACCTCGGCGCGGGACTCCGAGCCATTCTTTGTGGTGAAGGACGGAGTGGCTTCTGGTGTCTGTCCCGACTTGTATGCCGCGCTGGAGCGCGTTGATCCCTCTCTGCAAATTCGAGGTGCTAACAAAGTGCTTTCGCTGTCGCTCAACGAGCAGGCCTTAGCGCTTGGTACCGACGCCATCAACTGTGGGTTTGGCCAGAGTCCACACCGCGATGGCATCGTGCGATACGCCCAGAAGATCACGACCAGCCACATGGTGGTTGCCGTGCGCGCTGATGACCCCATCGAGCAATTGCGCGATTTGCAGCAGCTCAAAACTCTGTCTCTGGAACATCCGGTGATCGTGCGGCGCGGCACGGTCTTCGCCGACAGGTTGAAGCAGCTAGGCGTTGTGGTGGATGACAGCAGTACGGACAATGCCGCAAATCTGCGCAAGTTGGTGTTCAAGCGTGGGCGCTTTTACTACAACATCGACTACCTGATGGCTGCGCAAATGCGGGACCCCATGGTTAGCGAAAAACTACGGGTGCTGCCCACTTCCCTGGAACCTCAGCCTCTCTTTATTGTGGTGTCGAAAAAGCTGGACCCTGGCGTGGATGCGCGCATCACCGCAGCGTTCAAGGTATTAAAGGCCAACGGTGAGTTGTCCGCCATATTCAAAAAATACGGTATCGCTCAGGACTTGTAA
- a CDS encoding type II secretion system F family protein has translation MPSPLSSQVRSSLFAQLAAMEKAGLPADRAWALIQLPKVPQAHMQAVSNAIARGASPAVAAQKAGLFTPLEASLVRAALAAGSPLHVYQRLAQTCGQRAINEGKVRSGMVLPAAMLILALLIGPAPQLVAGTLTAGAYLLHVLKPLLALAGLFYVFKQAKASASASAWPLKLPLVGKVIARQNALYFFESLALLLEAGVAMFEALPTAVASIENARIRKAYAQLKPTMQRGAPLSQALVQRIAAPMYLGHADVLEFIATGEASGTLPEMLFRHVNAEAERLALYWSNVAAWAPRIAYALVAGWMAYGLLTGDALRVQDVSKLY, from the coding sequence ATGCCATCGCCACTGTCCAGCCAAGTTCGGTCCAGCCTGTTTGCCCAACTTGCGGCCATGGAAAAAGCAGGGCTGCCAGCAGACCGCGCATGGGCCCTCATCCAACTGCCCAAGGTGCCACAGGCCCACATGCAGGCGGTGTCCAACGCCATTGCACGCGGCGCCAGCCCTGCAGTTGCGGCGCAAAAAGCAGGCCTATTCACGCCCTTGGAAGCCAGCTTGGTGCGCGCAGCGCTGGCGGCAGGCAGCCCCTTGCACGTGTACCAGCGCTTGGCGCAGACCTGTGGGCAGCGCGCCATCAACGAAGGCAAAGTGCGCTCTGGCATGGTCTTGCCCGCAGCGATGCTAATCCTCGCCTTGCTCATTGGGCCAGCACCACAGCTTGTGGCGGGCACCCTGACTGCGGGGGCCTATCTGCTACACGTGCTCAAACCCCTGCTTGCACTTGCGGGCCTTTTCTATGTGTTCAAGCAGGCCAAAGCGTCGGCGAGCGCGAGCGCCTGGCCCTTGAAGCTACCTTTAGTTGGCAAAGTCATTGCTAGACAAAACGCGCTCTACTTCTTTGAAAGCTTGGCCCTGCTGCTAGAGGCGGGCGTTGCCATGTTCGAAGCCCTGCCCACCGCCGTTGCCAGCATTGAGAACGCACGCATTCGCAAGGCCTATGCCCAACTCAAACCCACCATGCAACGCGGTGCGCCACTGTCACAGGCACTGGTGCAGAGGATTGCAGCCCCCATGTACTTGGGCCATGCAGACGTACTCGAATTCATCGCCACCGGCGAAGCCAGCGGCACGCTGCCAGAGATGCTGTTTCGGCATGTCAACGCTGAGGCAGAACGCTTGGCCCTGTATTGGTCCAACGTTGCCGCATGGGCACCACGCATTGCCTATGCATTGGTTGCGGGGTGGATGGCGTATGGCTTGCTGACGGGGGACGCATTGCGGGTGCAAGATGTGAGTAAGCTGTACTGA
- the alkB gene encoding DNA oxidative demethylase AlkB, translating to MDLFDDLPLQDTAPQTIAPGAVLLPGLARAWDDALLHAVDTVLSQSPLQHLVTPGGYTMSVASTCCGPLGWVSDAQGYRYGALDPRSGQPWPAMPPVFMELAQAAATQAGYSGFQPDACLINEYVPGARLSLHQDKDEKDLRAPIVSVSLGLPAIFQFGTTQRNGPTQRLRLVHGDVVVWGGPSRLAFHGVLPLADGHHARVGRKRINVTFRQVRPKRQVQHDIN from the coding sequence ATGGACCTGTTTGACGACCTGCCGCTGCAAGACACCGCGCCGCAAACCATTGCGCCGGGTGCGGTGCTCTTGCCGGGTCTAGCGCGTGCGTGGGACGATGCTCTGCTACACGCCGTGGACACCGTGCTCAGCCAGTCGCCACTGCAGCACTTGGTCACGCCCGGGGGCTACACCATGTCGGTCGCCAGCACCTGCTGTGGGCCGCTGGGCTGGGTGTCGGACGCGCAGGGCTACCGCTATGGCGCGCTCGACCCGCGCAGCGGACAACCCTGGCCCGCCATGCCACCGGTGTTTATGGAATTGGCACAAGCGGCCGCTACACAGGCGGGCTACAGCGGCTTTCAACCCGATGCCTGCTTGATCAACGAATACGTGCCCGGCGCGCGGCTCTCGCTGCACCAAGACAAAGACGAAAAAGACCTGCGCGCGCCCATCGTCTCGGTGTCTCTGGGCTTGCCTGCCATCTTCCAGTTTGGCACCACCCAGCGCAACGGCCCCACGCAGAGGCTGCGCTTGGTGCATGGCGACGTAGTAGTCTGGGGCGGCCCCTCGCGGCTGGCTTTTCATGGCGTGCTGCCGCTGGCCGATGGCCACCACGCGCGCGTGGGCCGCAAGCGCATCAACGTGACGTTTAGGCAAGTGCGGCCGAAGCGACAGGTTCAGCACGACATCAACTAA
- the ribD gene encoding bifunctional diaminohydroxyphosphoribosylaminopyrimidine deaminase/5-amino-6-(5-phosphoribosylamino)uracil reductase RibD, whose amino-acid sequence MIEDALQLAAQGRTLSPPNPSVGCIIATADGTVLGQGHTQQAGGPHGEVMALRDAAARGHSVVGATAYVTLEPCSHHGRTGPCCDALVAAGIGKVVAAMADPNPLVAGQGFARLRAAGVEVEVLAPTDPQALAARALNIGFFSRMVRKTPWVRMKVAASLDGKTALPNGVSQWITSPAARADGHAWRARASAVLTGIGTVLQDQPRLDVRLVPTPRQPHVVVVDSGLQTPPNASLFIAGRAVYIYAAAQNAEKQRALEAAGATVIYCPGHHADGTPTGKVDLAALLRDLGQREINEVHVEAGHKLNGSLVREGLVDEFLVYLAPLLMGQGSGMADFGPLTELSGATALQFTSIEQVGPDLRVLAQVQGRDQF is encoded by the coding sequence GTGATTGAAGACGCATTACAACTGGCCGCGCAAGGGCGCACCTTGAGCCCACCCAACCCCTCGGTGGGCTGCATCATTGCCACCGCGGACGGCACCGTACTTGGCCAGGGCCATACCCAACAAGCAGGCGGCCCCCATGGCGAGGTCATGGCCTTGCGCGACGCCGCCGCGCGGGGCCACTCCGTAGTTGGAGCCACGGCTTATGTCACGCTAGAACCTTGTTCCCACCACGGCCGCACAGGCCCGTGCTGCGACGCACTGGTGGCTGCGGGCATTGGCAAAGTGGTGGCCGCCATGGCCGACCCCAACCCCTTGGTGGCTGGCCAAGGCTTCGCCCGCCTGCGTGCAGCCGGGGTAGAAGTTGAAGTGCTAGCGCCCACCGACCCACAGGCCCTGGCGGCCCGCGCACTCAACATCGGCTTTTTCAGCCGCATGGTGCGCAAAACCCCCTGGGTGCGCATGAAAGTGGCCGCGTCCTTAGACGGAAAAACCGCCTTGCCCAACGGCGTGAGCCAGTGGATTACCTCCCCTGCCGCGCGGGCAGACGGCCATGCGTGGCGCGCGCGCGCCAGTGCTGTGCTCACAGGCATAGGCACGGTGCTGCAAGACCAGCCCCGGCTCGATGTGCGCTTGGTGCCCACCCCACGACAGCCCCATGTAGTGGTGGTAGACAGTGGCTTGCAGACGCCCCCCAATGCTTCTCTTTTTATAGCTGGTCGCGCAGTCTATATCTACGCTGCAGCCCAAAATGCCGAGAAACAAAGGGCATTGGAAGCCGCAGGCGCCACCGTTATCTACTGCCCCGGCCACCATGCCGACGGCACGCCCACCGGCAAGGTCGACCTGGCCGCCCTGCTGCGCGACCTGGGCCAGCGCGAGATCAACGAAGTGCATGTAGAAGCGGGCCACAAGCTCAACGGCTCGCTGGTGCGTGAAGGGCTGGTGGACGAATTTTTGGTCTACCTCGCCCCGCTGCTCATGGGCCAGGGCAGCGGCATGGCCGACTTTGGGCCGCTAACCGAACTCAGCGGTGCCACCGCGCTGCAATTCACGAGCATTGAGCAAGTGGGCCCTGACCTGCGGGTGCTGGCGCAGGTGCAAGGGCGCGATCAGTTTTAG
- a CDS encoding PA4780 family RIO1-like protein kinase, which produces MKAPPRLQALIEEGLIDTVVRQLMSGKEAMVFVVRCGDETRCAKIYKEATNRSFRQAVDYTENRKVKSSRSARAMAKGSRFGRQEQEAAWQSAEVDALYRLAAAGVRVPTPYNFHEGVLLMELVTDAEGDAAPRLNDVAFTPEQALAHHATLIGEVVRMLCAGVVHGDLSEFNILLAHTPGVDGQEGVDGPVIIDLPQAVDAAGNNHAQRMLLRDVANLRDFFGQFAPALRQTDYGPEIWSLYQAGLLSNETVLTGQFQRQNADVDMQAVLREIDDACAEDAARRLRMAGGV; this is translated from the coding sequence ATGAAAGCTCCCCCCAGACTCCAAGCCTTGATCGAAGAAGGCCTTATCGACACGGTGGTGCGCCAGCTCATGAGTGGCAAAGAGGCCATGGTGTTCGTGGTGCGCTGTGGCGATGAGACCCGCTGCGCCAAGATTTACAAAGAAGCCACCAACCGCAGCTTTCGCCAAGCGGTGGACTACACCGAAAACCGCAAGGTCAAAAGCTCGCGCTCCGCCCGTGCCATGGCCAAGGGCAGCCGCTTTGGCCGCCAAGAGCAAGAGGCCGCGTGGCAAAGTGCTGAGGTGGATGCGCTGTACCGCTTGGCCGCTGCAGGCGTGCGGGTGCCCACGCCCTACAACTTTCACGAAGGTGTGCTGCTCATGGAGCTGGTGACCGATGCTGAGGGGGATGCCGCGCCACGTTTGAACGATGTAGCCTTCACCCCCGAGCAAGCCTTGGCCCACCATGCCACGCTGATTGGGGAGGTGGTGCGCATGCTGTGCGCCGGGGTGGTACATGGCGACTTGTCTGAGTTCAATATTCTGTTGGCGCATACGCCGGGTGTGGATGGGCAAGAGGGTGTAGACGGCCCAGTCATCATTGACCTGCCACAGGCGGTGGATGCTGCAGGCAACAACCACGCCCAACGCATGCTGCTGCGCGATGTGGCCAACCTGCGTGACTTCTTTGGCCAATTTGCCCCCGCCTTGCGCCAGACGGACTACGGCCCAGAAATTTGGAGCCTGTACCAAGCGGGCTTGCTCAGCAATGAGACGGTGCTGACCGGCCAATTCCAACGCCAAAATGCCGACGTGGACATGCAAGCGGTGCTGCGCGAGATTGACGACGCCTGTGCGGAGGATGCCGCACGCAGGTTGCGCATGGCGGGGGGCGTGTAG
- a CDS encoding lactonase family protein — translation MRLVYATNANSNTVTTFSVNASTGALTTVGSPVATGNKPQSIVVHASGSLASIANTVDGSVTNYSIQSSNGALTAVGTALKTGAGGGASGAYQVLQSQLGYVYVSNSGEATVNKYESVGGNLVSGTSVAAGTNPRALASGEAGSAVYVANNTTPGSLRSYTANNLGNLTAASTYTVGNNPSAVLVYGSFVYVANSASGASSISGFSGGASTLASTVGSPYSAGGLNQPSGLARYKSFLYAANYGTNTVSGYTINANGSLTALTGSPFVLPNASARPLSIYAPATGESLLYVGSEVSNDVTAFTVNANTGALTVVGSYATGGASVSAIASTF, via the coding sequence GTGCGACTTGTCTACGCGACCAATGCGAACTCCAATACGGTCACAACTTTCTCGGTCAACGCCAGCACAGGCGCGCTGACGACCGTGGGAAGCCCTGTGGCCACAGGCAATAAGCCGCAGTCCATCGTGGTACATGCGTCTGGTAGCTTGGCCAGCATTGCCAATACGGTGGATGGTAGTGTGACGAACTACAGCATTCAATCGAGCAACGGTGCGTTGACAGCGGTTGGCACGGCTCTGAAAACTGGGGCTGGCGGAGGGGCCAGCGGCGCCTACCAAGTGTTGCAGTCACAGTTGGGTTATGTCTACGTGAGCAATAGTGGCGAGGCAACAGTCAACAAGTACGAGTCTGTGGGTGGAAACTTGGTGTCGGGGACATCGGTAGCCGCAGGGACCAATCCGCGCGCCTTGGCGTCTGGGGAGGCAGGTAGTGCGGTCTATGTGGCAAACAACACAACCCCCGGAAGTCTGAGGTCCTACACCGCCAACAACCTTGGCAACCTCACAGCAGCCAGTACTTACACCGTGGGCAATAACCCCAGCGCAGTGTTGGTTTACGGCAGCTTTGTCTATGTGGCCAACAGCGCCAGTGGGGCCAGCAGCATTTCTGGGTTTTCTGGCGGTGCCAGCACGCTGGCTTCCACGGTGGGCAGCCCTTACAGCGCCGGAGGGCTAAATCAACCCAGTGGCTTGGCCCGCTACAAGAGCTTCTTGTATGCGGCCAATTACGGCACCAATACTGTGTCGGGCTACACCATCAATGCCAATGGCTCGCTGACCGCGTTGACAGGAAGTCCGTTTGTTTTACCCAATGCGAGTGCTCGGCCTTTGTCCATTTACGCGCCCGCGACGGGCGAAAGCTTGTTGTATGTGGGAAGCGAAGTAAGCAATGACGTGACAGCTTTTACTGTCAACGCCAATACCGGTGCACTGACCGTGGTCGGTAGCTATGCCACGGGCGGTGCCTCGGTGTCCGCGATAGCCAGCACCTTTTAG
- a CDS encoding universal stress protein — protein MYKRILLAYDGSPSGQKALLDCQDLAQWSHAELALVAVLPLHIGLVATEAGVYDSGMMEREKQAMQEVLDEGLGRLKTAGHQASGTLLHGDTVEEITEYAKKIKADLIVVGHKHLDGWAARWWKSSVSKTLIAHAPCSVLVAITQ, from the coding sequence ATGTACAAGCGAATTTTGTTGGCTTACGACGGCTCACCCAGCGGTCAAAAAGCACTACTTGATTGCCAAGACCTAGCCCAGTGGTCACACGCAGAGTTGGCGCTAGTCGCCGTGCTCCCTTTGCATATTGGCCTAGTCGCCACCGAAGCGGGGGTCTACGACAGCGGCATGATGGAGCGCGAAAAACAGGCCATGCAAGAGGTCTTGGACGAAGGCCTAGGCCGCCTTAAAACCGCCGGCCACCAAGCCAGCGGCACTCTGCTGCACGGTGACACGGTCGAAGAAATCACCGAATACGCCAAGAAGATCAAGGCCGATTTGATAGTGGTGGGCCACAAACACTTAGACGGTTGGGCCGCTAGATGGTGGAAGAGCTCTGTGTCCAAAACCCTCATTGCCCACGCGCCCTGCAGTGTGCTGGTGGCTATTACCCAGTAG